In Shouchella patagoniensis, the following are encoded in one genomic region:
- a CDS encoding catalase: protein MDEQKKSASYGTNVDGAGDASDGRKAANEQEDTLTNRQGHPVKDNQNVRTVGNRGPTTLENYDFLEKVSHFDRERIPERVVHGRGAGAHGYFESYGKVGDDDISKYTRAKVFTNTSVKTPVFVRFSTVIHGIHSPETLRDPRGFAIKFYTEDGNWDLVGNNLKIFFIRDPLKFPDMVHAFKPDPVTNRQSMERFFDFVSQSPEATHMITFLFSPWGIPANYRHMQGSGVHAYRWVNEEGKAVLVKYHWEPVQGIKNLTQEEADQIQGQNFNHATQDLYDAIEKGDYPEWELYVQIMEDSEHPELDFDPLDPTKLWYKDKFPWHKVGKMVLNKNPENYFAEVEQAAFGTGVLVDGLDFSDDKLLQGRTFSYSDTQRHRVGANYLQLPINAPKKRVATNQRDGQMTYQVDSPPSNNPHINYEPSVIGGLKEAEKTGELHTPHVSGEVKGEAIDRPNNFGQAGETYRRLADWEKDELISNLSGALADVHDAVREQMIKNITAADADYGKRLQDGIKREQESMKEKQADAVREAGQKGDPSDPY, encoded by the coding sequence ATGGATGAGCAAAAAAAATCTGCTTCTTATGGAACAAATGTTGACGGAGCTGGTGATGCAAGCGATGGTCGCAAAGCCGCAAATGAGCAAGAAGATACGCTAACAAATCGTCAAGGACATCCAGTTAAAGATAACCAAAATGTTCGTACCGTAGGGAATCGTGGTCCCACAACACTTGAAAACTATGATTTCCTTGAAAAGGTCAGTCATTTTGACCGGGAACGTATACCAGAGCGGGTTGTACACGGGCGTGGGGCAGGCGCACATGGCTACTTTGAATCGTACGGAAAAGTAGGCGATGATGATATTTCGAAATATACAAGGGCAAAAGTGTTTACAAATACAAGTGTAAAAACGCCGGTATTTGTCCGATTTTCAACGGTCATACATGGAATACATTCACCAGAAACATTACGTGACCCACGTGGGTTTGCAATTAAATTTTATACTGAGGACGGGAATTGGGACTTAGTTGGAAACAACTTAAAGATTTTCTTTATTCGTGATCCATTAAAGTTTCCTGATATGGTTCATGCCTTTAAGCCAGATCCTGTTACAAATCGACAAAGCATGGAACGGTTCTTTGATTTTGTCTCACAAAGCCCTGAAGCAACACATATGATTACATTCTTATTCTCTCCATGGGGGATTCCAGCTAATTACCGTCATATGCAAGGCTCAGGTGTGCATGCATATAGATGGGTAAACGAGGAAGGCAAAGCAGTTCTTGTTAAATACCACTGGGAGCCAGTGCAAGGCATAAAAAACTTAACGCAAGAGGAAGCGGATCAAATTCAAGGTCAAAACTTTAATCATGCGACCCAAGATCTGTATGATGCCATTGAAAAAGGAGATTATCCGGAATGGGAATTGTACGTACAAATTATGGAAGATAGCGAACACCCTGAACTAGATTTCGATCCCCTCGATCCAACGAAGCTGTGGTATAAAGACAAATTTCCATGGCATAAAGTCGGGAAAATGGTTTTAAATAAAAACCCAGAGAATTACTTTGCTGAAGTGGAACAAGCGGCTTTCGGAACGGGTGTGCTTGTTGATGGGTTGGATTTTTCTGATGATAAATTGTTGCAAGGACGGACGTTTTCATATTCCGATACACAACGTCACCGCGTTGGAGCGAATTACTTGCAGTTGCCAATTAACGCACCTAAAAAACGCGTCGCAACAAATCAGCGTGATGGTCAAATGACCTATCAAGTAGATAGTCCACCAAGCAATAACCCACATATTAATTATGAACCTTCGGTAATTGGTGGATTAAAAGAGGCTGAAAAAACAGGCGAACTTCACACGCCACATGTATCCGGAGAAGTGAAAGGCGAAGCGATTGACCGCCCGAACAACTTTGGCCAGGCTGGAGAAACGTATCGTCGTCTCGCTGATTGGGAGAAAGACGAGTTGATTTCTAATTTATCAGGCGCATTGGCTGATGTTCATGATGCTGTGCGTGAACAAATGATTAAAAATATCACGGCAGCGGATGCCGATTATGGCAAACGACTACAAGATGGTATTAAGCGCGAGCAGGAAAGTATGAAGGAAAAGCAGGCTGATGCTGTGAGGGAAGCGGGACAAAAAGGGGATCCTTCAGATCCTTATTAA
- the murB gene encoding UDP-N-acetylmuramate dehydrogenase, which produces MIMKTYNETCRPLVKMLTEGSVHEHEPINKHTYTQMGGLADLFITPATYEETQTVLQFAHKNSVPVTLLGNGSNVIVKDGGIRGITLSLKKLNKIHIDGETMTAQTGATIIGASREALNAKLTGLEFACGIPGTVGGAFFMNAGAYGGQISDVLERVLVLTVEGEFLTLEKEDFDFCYRTSVFSKKRYIALEGTMKLQAGDTAQIKMKMDELTIARETKQPLEYPSCGSVFKRPPGMFAGKLIQDSGLQGTRIGGAEVSKKHAGFIVNVNQATATDYMSLVDYVRKTVKEKFDVELETEVITIGEDIEPANN; this is translated from the coding sequence ATGATAATGAAAACATATAATGAGACATGCCGACCATTGGTGAAAATGTTAACAGAAGGGTCTGTCCATGAGCATGAGCCGATTAATAAACACACGTATACGCAAATGGGTGGCTTAGCCGATTTATTTATTACTCCGGCTACGTATGAGGAAACACAAACTGTTTTACAGTTTGCTCATAAAAACAGTGTGCCGGTTACGTTACTTGGTAATGGATCAAATGTGATTGTTAAAGATGGTGGCATTCGAGGAATCACTTTAAGTTTAAAGAAACTAAATAAGATTCATATTGATGGAGAGACAATGACGGCACAAACAGGTGCAACCATTATTGGCGCTTCGCGTGAAGCATTGAATGCGAAATTAACAGGATTAGAATTTGCGTGTGGTATTCCAGGCACAGTCGGAGGCGCATTTTTTATGAATGCAGGAGCTTATGGAGGTCAAATTTCAGATGTTCTGGAACGTGTTTTAGTGTTAACTGTAGAAGGAGAGTTCTTAACGCTAGAAAAAGAAGACTTTGACTTTTGTTATCGAACGAGTGTTTTTTCGAAGAAACGCTATATTGCTCTAGAAGGTACTATGAAACTCCAGGCGGGTGACACAGCTCAAATCAAAATGAAGATGGATGAGCTGACAATTGCCCGGGAAACAAAGCAGCCTCTGGAGTATCCTTCGTGTGGAAGTGTATTTAAACGTCCTCCAGGCATGTTCGCGGGTAAGTTAATTCAAGACAGTGGGTTGCAGGGGACAAGAATCGGTGGAGCGGAAGTTTCAAAGAAACATGCTGGATTTATTGTCAATGTCAATCAAGCCACGGCAACGGATTATATGAGTCTTGTCGACTATGTAAGAAAAACGGTTAAAGAAAAGTTTGATGTAGAATTAGAGACGGAAGTGATTACAATTGGTGAGGACATTGAGCCTGCTAACAACTAG
- a CDS encoding flavin reductase family protein, whose amino-acid sequence MYVLQMDQMSLRDRYKIMSGTIVPRPIAFVTTKSTEGEIINAAPFSFFNMLAGDPPLVSIAVGRRNGTMKDTARNAIAHNELVIHVVSEDLVENMNETAATLNADESELARTSLNLVESTFITTPGIREARVRFECVLESHLPTKNDEGAVSFDLLIARVKGMHIDEAVLNKEKKYIDLDKLKPVARLAGPNYAQLGERYSLKRPD is encoded by the coding sequence ATGTATGTACTGCAAATGGACCAGATGTCATTGAGAGACCGTTATAAAATAATGAGTGGCACAATTGTCCCAAGGCCAATTGCTTTTGTCACAACGAAATCTACTGAAGGAGAAATTATTAATGCGGCTCCATTTAGTTTCTTTAATATGCTTGCTGGAGATCCACCTCTTGTCTCAATTGCTGTAGGCAGACGAAATGGGACAATGAAAGACACTGCGCGTAATGCAATCGCGCATAATGAGTTGGTTATACATGTTGTTAGTGAAGATTTGGTTGAGAACATGAATGAAACGGCAGCTACATTAAATGCTGATGAAAGTGAACTAGCACGAACATCTCTAAATCTAGTCGAAAGTACCTTTATTACTACGCCAGGAATTAGAGAAGCACGAGTCCGGTTCGAATGCGTATTGGAAAGCCATCTGCCTACTAAAAATGATGAAGGTGCTGTTTCGTTTGATCTACTTATTGCCCGTGTGAAAGGCATGCATATAGACGAGGCTGTATTGAATAAAGAAAAGAAATACATCGATTTAGATAAATTAAAGCCGGTTGCCCGTTTAGCTGGTCCTAACTATGCTCAACTGGGTGAACGTTACTCATTAAAGCGTCCAGATTAA
- a CDS encoding DUF421 domain-containing protein: MEPLFLILFRTVIMFFAVLLFFRLTGKKDLGEVSVLDVIVTLMIAELAVVLIDDPELPLYRGLAPIALLILLQRIFSYIQVKSQKFRDLVDGEPVILIRNGELLQENIRKQNYNIDDIMLQLRDKTIADIQEVDWALLEPSGTLSIFTKSDNKPFSLPLIMDGIIQHDHLQILGYSVEWLKTELQKQGIADSSRVFYCSYVNDQFMIQKKKASP; this comes from the coding sequence GTGGAACCACTATTTTTAATCCTTTTCCGTACTGTAATTATGTTTTTCGCGGTACTCCTCTTTTTTCGATTAACAGGAAAAAAAGACCTAGGGGAAGTGAGCGTCCTTGATGTCATTGTGACATTAATGATTGCAGAACTTGCCGTTGTATTAATTGATGATCCTGAACTACCCTTATATCGTGGGTTAGCGCCGATTGCGCTACTCATTCTCTTGCAGCGTATTTTCTCTTACATTCAAGTTAAAAGCCAGAAATTCCGTGATTTAGTAGATGGAGAGCCCGTTATTTTGATTCGTAATGGTGAGTTATTACAAGAAAATATTCGTAAACAAAATTACAACATTGATGATATTATGCTCCAACTTCGTGACAAGACGATAGCCGATATTCAAGAAGTTGACTGGGCATTACTCGAACCTTCAGGAACATTATCCATATTCACGAAAAGTGACAATAAACCATTCTCATTGCCACTCATTATGGATGGCATCATCCAACATGACCATTTACAGATTCTTGGTTACTCAGTGGAGTGGCTTAAAACGGAGCTACAAAAACAGGGAATTGCCGATTCATCGAGGGTTTTTTATTGCAGTTATGTGAACGATCAGTTCATGATTCAGAAAAAAAAAGCTTCGCCATGA
- a CDS encoding diacylglycerol/lipid kinase family protein, whose protein sequence is MPRYQKAILLYNQQAGQEDAQELLPKTIAKLAPEIVEFTIIQTLKQGDAERICLERAADMDLLLIMGGDGTVHECVNGMMKQKSRPTIAILPAGTCNDLSRGLQNETFDEALDAILEGHTLAIDIGQQNEQYFSNFSGVGLITEASKEIEEETKDKFGKLGYLISAVRSLKEPQSFSYQLETEEGETSTGEAVMILAMNGKYIGTVGLFEENISLSDGFLHLFIIKEAGMTLIKNMYNQARMDNGWLNEPEGLEIFRSASFKLETFPMLDIDSDGEQNEETPVMYKLHKGELTFICGTKETDR, encoded by the coding sequence ATGCCACGCTACCAGAAAGCGATTCTACTTTACAATCAGCAAGCAGGCCAAGAAGACGCACAAGAATTGTTGCCAAAAACGATCGCCAAATTAGCTCCAGAAATTGTCGAATTTACGATTATTCAAACGCTCAAACAAGGGGACGCAGAGAGAATATGTCTTGAGCGGGCCGCCGACATGGATTTACTTTTAATTATGGGTGGCGATGGAACGGTTCATGAATGCGTGAACGGAATGATGAAACAAAAAAGTCGTCCTACTATTGCTATCCTGCCAGCAGGGACATGCAATGACTTATCTAGAGGATTACAAAATGAAACATTTGACGAAGCACTCGATGCCATTTTAGAAGGACATACACTCGCAATTGATATCGGTCAACAAAACGAGCAATATTTCAGTAATTTCTCTGGCGTTGGATTGATAACAGAAGCGTCCAAGGAAATTGAAGAAGAAACGAAGGACAAGTTTGGTAAACTAGGTTATCTCATCAGTGCTGTCCGTTCACTCAAAGAGCCACAATCCTTTTCGTATCAACTCGAAACAGAGGAAGGGGAGACATCGACTGGCGAAGCTGTTATGATTTTAGCAATGAATGGAAAATACATCGGTACCGTTGGTTTATTTGAAGAGAACATCTCTCTTTCAGACGGTTTTTTGCATCTATTCATTATTAAGGAAGCAGGAATGACGTTAATTAAGAATATGTACAATCAAGCAAGAATGGACAATGGCTGGCTAAATGAACCAGAAGGATTAGAGATCTTTCGATCAGCTAGCTTTAAATTAGAAACATTCCCTATGCTCGATATTGACAGCGATGGTGAACAAAACGAGGAAACACCCGTCATGTATAAGCTACATAAAGGGGAGCTCACGTTTATTTGCGGTACGAAAGAAACGGATCGTTAA
- a CDS encoding DsbA family oxidoreductase encodes MQVEIWSDIACPFCYIGKRKLEQALEEFPEEVAITYKSFQLDPSAPKNSNKTMVEELAKKYQMPIEKAKEMNAQVTAQAAEVGLNYQLENIQVVNTMDAHRLSHYAKEHGKMGEVMELLLKAHFTEGKHVGKPETFKEIAAAAKLDEEAVAALIENDDYKDQVERDQQEGSQIGVQGVPFFVFNRKYAVSGAQPKEAILQVLEKVKEEDGGIQIMQQGDACTDESC; translated from the coding sequence ATGCAGGTAGAAATATGGTCGGACATAGCTTGTCCGTTTTGTTATATCGGGAAGCGCAAGTTAGAACAAGCGTTAGAAGAGTTTCCAGAGGAAGTGGCTATTACTTATAAAAGCTTTCAGCTTGATCCAAGTGCACCTAAAAACTCAAATAAAACAATGGTTGAGGAATTGGCTAAGAAGTATCAAATGCCAATAGAGAAAGCGAAGGAAATGAATGCACAAGTTACAGCTCAAGCAGCAGAAGTGGGCTTGAATTATCAGCTGGAAAACATTCAGGTGGTAAATACAATGGACGCACATCGCCTAAGTCATTATGCAAAAGAACATGGGAAAATGGGCGAAGTGATGGAATTGTTGCTGAAAGCACATTTCACTGAAGGGAAGCATGTAGGTAAACCCGAAACGTTCAAAGAAATTGCGGCAGCAGCGAAGTTAGATGAAGAAGCAGTCGCGGCACTTATAGAGAATGATGATTATAAAGATCAAGTGGAGCGCGATCAGCAAGAAGGTTCACAGATTGGTGTGCAAGGTGTTCCATTTTTTGTGTTTAACCGAAAATATGCTGTTTCGGGCGCACAACCGAAAGAAGCTATTTTGCAAGTGCTTGAAAAAGTAAAAGAAGAAGACGGTGGAATTCAAATCATGCAGCAAGGTGATGCGTGTACGGATGAAAGCTGCTAA